Proteins from a genomic interval of Dasania marina DSM 21967:
- a CDS encoding ATP-binding protein, producing MLAIKKLFAFSQWSLSARVSALVAIPLVCISLLTAYNINTTLNRETDNLQDRAEKLLFLAADAAQLALFAGDRDALNTLADAIMRDSQIAEVLFFDDTLQQLSGQGASVSGVINSSAFVDGQHTIAGDYWVFIQSVKPSGAFIDDDPEQYSAAISNQLLGWVALTVDLSESRDYRQAVLKNNVLIALLMLSVALWLAFRFSRSVVRPINEITAAVARYGQEDFSHRVAELSVGELGELEKGVNKLAQRVGQSQLILRAEVAKATKDLESQNLDLAEAKIVADEANHAKDDFLARMSHELRTPLTGIMGFVRLLANTEQPTLRQEYSQIILTSSSVLLSTINDILDFSKLRARSFVLSPTAFNLEECLRSALDLHRVSAFEKAIELNLLMDADVPLAIVADVDKLQKVLNNILSNAVKFTDSGDIIMFVSLSQQQGDDALISVAIKDSGIGIAASDLQRLFNPFFQCDESSTRSHDGTGLGLSIAEDFVSLMGGDISIDSEEGEGTEVEFSFRCRVQAQALEPYAANEQWRAVLFDHNPWTRRSWRNQLLSYSSDVRVATSPAQLIDNLQAKPATDVLLLGLNQQCDSKEQLCALLQRIRAGFNGAIIVAAADDGNHELRALNEHYGPLQVVSKPLTASRLWAVLDKANSLSAPAFMRSGGPITTVRDKVLSSPRLLPGVKLLLAEDNKFNQQLLATLLRAVGAEVSVVSDGQEALLCCEMQRFDVLLLDLHMPKRNGLQVSEAVRKGQMNSDSPIIILTADLQAEQQPAMAAAGVNTVSYKPIDEQDLIAKIHRLAAKGNSQADPTERALVRLSANELEQELDRLLQGIAKAISAQDINVIQQQVHQLLGVIGLSGITALQAAAGALSEAALASNLTAVIGHFEKLSADYAAALMQTEK from the coding sequence ATGTTGGCGATTAAAAAATTATTCGCCTTTAGCCAGTGGAGCCTTAGCGCTAGAGTGTCGGCGCTGGTTGCCATACCGCTGGTTTGTATTAGTTTACTAACGGCTTACAATATTAATACCACGTTGAATAGAGAAACCGATAACCTCCAAGATAGAGCTGAAAAATTATTATTCCTAGCTGCCGATGCCGCGCAACTAGCGTTGTTTGCCGGCGATAGAGACGCGTTAAATACCTTGGCTGATGCCATTATGCGTGACTCACAAATTGCCGAGGTTTTATTTTTTGATGACACCCTGCAACAACTCAGTGGTCAGGGCGCTAGCGTTAGCGGTGTTATCAACAGTAGTGCGTTTGTCGACGGTCAACACACGATAGCGGGTGATTATTGGGTATTTATACAATCGGTAAAACCCAGCGGAGCCTTTATTGATGACGATCCAGAGCAATATAGCGCAGCTATTAGCAATCAGTTGTTGGGCTGGGTCGCGTTAACGGTAGACCTCAGTGAAAGTCGCGATTATCGGCAGGCGGTATTAAAAAATAATGTATTGATTGCTCTATTAATGCTCAGTGTCGCGTTGTGGTTAGCGTTTCGCTTTAGTCGCTCAGTGGTGCGGCCTATCAACGAAATTACCGCGGCGGTGGCCCGCTACGGGCAAGAAGATTTCAGCCACCGCGTTGCTGAGTTGAGCGTAGGCGAGCTGGGTGAATTGGAGAAAGGGGTGAACAAACTGGCGCAACGGGTGGGCCAGTCGCAGTTGATATTAAGAGCAGAAGTGGCCAAGGCCACCAAAGACTTGGAGAGTCAAAATTTAGATTTAGCGGAGGCTAAAATCGTAGCTGATGAGGCCAACCATGCCAAAGATGATTTCCTCGCAAGAATGAGCCATGAGTTACGCACGCCATTAACCGGTATTATGGGTTTTGTGCGTCTGTTGGCTAACACCGAACAGCCTACGCTGCGGCAAGAGTATAGCCAAATTATTTTAACCTCTTCCTCGGTATTGCTATCAACCATCAATGACATACTGGATTTTTCTAAACTACGGGCTCGCTCTTTTGTGTTAAGCCCTACGGCCTTTAACCTAGAAGAGTGTTTGCGCTCTGCGCTGGACTTACATCGAGTTTCGGCTTTTGAAAAAGCCATAGAGCTAAACCTGTTAATGGATGCTGATGTGCCCTTAGCGATAGTGGCTGATGTCGATAAGCTACAGAAAGTGCTAAACAATATACTGTCGAATGCCGTGAAGTTTACCGACAGTGGCGACATTATTATGTTTGTTTCTCTATCACAGCAGCAGGGCGATGATGCGTTGATTAGTGTGGCTATTAAAGACAGCGGCATAGGCATTGCGGCCAGTGATTTACAGCGGCTCTTTAATCCTTTTTTTCAATGCGATGAAAGCAGTACCCGCAGCCACGATGGTACCGGTTTAGGGCTGTCTATAGCCGAAGACTTTGTCAGCTTAATGGGCGGCGACATTAGTATCGACAGTGAAGAAGGTGAGGGCACAGAGGTTGAATTTAGTTTTCGCTGCCGCGTACAAGCGCAAGCTCTAGAGCCTTATGCGGCGAATGAACAATGGCGGGCTGTGTTATTTGACCACAACCCCTGGACCCGGCGCTCATGGCGCAACCAATTACTGAGTTATAGCAGCGATGTGCGGGTAGCGACCAGCCCCGCGCAGTTAATCGATAATTTACAGGCCAAGCCTGCAACGGATGTGCTATTGCTAGGGCTGAATCAGCAATGTGATAGCAAGGAACAGCTGTGCGCTTTGTTGCAGCGCATAAGGGCCGGCTTTAATGGCGCGATTATTGTAGCGGCGGCCGACGATGGCAATCACGAATTACGGGCACTTAATGAGCATTATGGTCCCTTGCAGGTGGTCAGCAAGCCACTAACGGCTAGCCGTTTATGGGCCGTCTTGGATAAAGCCAATAGCCTGTCGGCGCCAGCGTTTATGCGCAGCGGTGGGCCTATAACAACAGTGCGGGATAAAGTATTAAGCAGCCCCCGGCTGTTGCCGGGGGTGAAGTTACTCTTAGCCGAAGACAATAAGTTTAATCAGCAACTACTGGCAACGCTGTTGCGTGCAGTGGGGGCAGAGGTGAGCGTGGTCAGCGATGGCCAAGAGGCGCTGCTATGTTGTGAAATGCAGCGCTTTGATGTGTTATTGCTGGATTTACACATGCCTAAACGCAATGGCCTGCAAGTGAGCGAGGCGGTGCGTAAGGGGCAAATGAACAGCGATAGCCCGATTATTATTTTGACGGCCGACCTACAAGCTGAGCAACAGCCGGCGATGGCGGCTGCGGGTGTCAATACGGTGAGTTATAAACCCATAGACGAACAGGATTTAATCGCAAAAATTCATCGCTTGGCCGCTAAAGGCAATAGCCAGGCAGACCCCACGGAACGTGCGCTGGTAAGGCTATCGGCCAATGAGCTAGAGCAGGAGCTCGACCGTTTGCTACAGGGGATAGCCAAGGCTATTAGCGCCCAAGATATAAACGTTATACAACAACAGGTGCATCAGCTGCTGGGGGTCATAGGGCTGTCGGGTATCACGGCGCTGCAAGCCGCCGCCGGGGCATTGAGTGAGGCTGCGTTAGCGAGTAATTTGACGGCCGTTATAGGGCACTTCGAAAAACTGTCAGCGGATTACGCCGCCGCCTTAATGCAAACAGAAAAATAA
- a CDS encoding dicarboxylate/amino acid:cation symporter, protein MKKLALHWQIIMAMVLAVLAGLATSTDSTLLGIPLLSAYSFMGSLFLNALKMIIVPLIMASIICGISGIGSSKHLGRLGGKTIAFYLTSSTLAIVLGLALVNLTTPGIIDGEPAGSRLNLNTDQQQLDDVIGKVEGSNISDLSEVFLRMVPTNVVEAAADGQMLGLIFFSLLFGFFMTRIDSSRGQLLQNAWQGVFDVMMHITMWVMKFAPLGVFGLVAKTVAATGFDAFKPLMIFFLTVFAALLIHAFVVLPLILRFFAGVRPGVFMKKMSPVMLTAFSTASSSATLPLTLETVEKDVGVSNRTTSFVLPLGATINMDGTALYECVAAMFIAQAYGLDLSFGQQFIIVMVALLTSIGVAGIPAASLVAITVILGVIGLPLEGLGLLLVTDRILDMMRTAVNVFSDACGAVVIAKSEGETTSIDRV, encoded by the coding sequence ATGAAAAAATTAGCACTGCACTGGCAAATTATTATGGCAATGGTCTTGGCGGTGCTAGCCGGCCTAGCCACCTCTACCGATAGTACGCTACTCGGTATCCCGCTACTGTCAGCCTACAGCTTCATGGGTAGCTTATTTTTAAATGCCTTAAAAATGATTATTGTGCCGCTGATTATGGCCTCTATTATTTGCGGTATTAGCGGCATAGGCAGCAGTAAGCATTTGGGCCGCCTAGGCGGCAAGACCATAGCTTTTTACTTAACCAGTAGCACCTTGGCCATAGTGTTAGGCTTGGCCTTAGTCAATCTAACCACCCCCGGCATTATTGATGGCGAGCCCGCAGGTTCAAGGCTCAACCTCAACACGGATCAACAACAACTGGACGACGTCATCGGCAAAGTTGAGGGCAGCAATATTAGCGACCTCAGCGAAGTATTTTTGCGCATGGTGCCCACTAACGTAGTAGAAGCCGCCGCTGACGGGCAAATGCTGGGATTAATCTTTTTTAGCCTGTTGTTTGGCTTTTTTATGACCCGCATAGACAGCAGCCGTGGCCAGTTGCTGCAAAATGCCTGGCAGGGCGTGTTTGATGTGATGATGCATATCACCATGTGGGTGATGAAGTTTGCACCCTTAGGGGTGTTTGGCCTAGTCGCCAAAACCGTGGCTGCTACCGGCTTTGACGCATTTAAACCGCTGATGATTTTCTTTTTAACGGTCTTTGCCGCGCTGCTCATACACGCCTTTGTGGTGCTGCCGCTAATACTGCGTTTTTTTGCTGGGGTACGGCCGGGCGTGTTTATGAAAAAAATGTCGCCGGTTATGCTAACTGCATTTTCCACCGCCTCTAGCTCAGCCACCCTGCCACTGACCTTAGAAACGGTAGAAAAGGACGTGGGCGTCTCTAACCGCACCACCAGTTTTGTACTGCCTTTGGGTGCCACTATTAATATGGACGGTACCGCCCTCTATGAATGCGTAGCCGCCATGTTTATTGCCCAAGCCTATGGCCTAGACCTGAGCTTTGGTCAGCAATTTATTATCGTCATGGTGGCATTGCTCACATCGATAGGGGTGGCAGGCATACCCGCCGCCAGCTTAGTGGCGATTACCGTTATCCTCGGTGTGATCGGCTTGCCCTTGGAAGGTTTGGGCTTGTTGTTAGTCACCGACCGCATACTGGATATGATGCGTACGGCAGTGAATGTGTTTAGCGACGCCTGCGGCGCGGTAGTGATTGCCAAAAGTGAGGGTGAAACGACGTCTATAGATCGAGTGTAG
- a CDS encoding DUF1415 domain-containing protein, whose product MSSPQQQTRAWLTDFVIKLNLCPFASKVLDEGSVRIAVCSSTNQQEMVQQVLAELDLLVQSDEKKLSTSLLVFDQALADFYDYLDFADWAHDLLLEAGLEGVVQIATFHPQYLFGGVAEDDVSHYSNRSPYPMLHFIREQQLAEAIAFHPDPEGIPDANIKHLQSLGLAKVLSLLHKTTQ is encoded by the coding sequence ATGTCTAGCCCTCAGCAACAAACCCGCGCGTGGCTAACTGACTTTGTGATTAAGCTTAATCTGTGCCCCTTTGCCAGCAAGGTGCTGGATGAGGGGTCGGTGCGTATCGCCGTATGCAGCAGCACTAATCAGCAAGAGATGGTACAGCAAGTACTCGCCGAGCTAGACCTATTGGTGCAAAGCGATGAAAAAAAACTAAGCACCAGCTTGTTGGTATTTGATCAGGCGCTAGCTGATTTTTATGATTATCTGGATTTTGCCGATTGGGCCCATGACTTACTGCTAGAAGCGGGCCTGGAAGGAGTGGTACAAATAGCCACGTTCCACCCCCAATACCTCTTTGGCGGCGTAGCCGAGGATGATGTTAGCCATTACAGCAACCGCTCCCCCTACCCCATGCTGCACTTTATACGCGAACAGCAATTGGCTGAGGCGATAGCCTTCCACCCCGACCCTGAAGGCATACCCGATGCCAACATCAAACACCTGCAAAGCCTAGGCCTAGCAAAAGTGCTAAGCTTATTGCACAAAACTACCCAATAG
- a CDS encoding DUF938 domain-containing protein → MTLAFSQSCENNKEPLLSLLKPLFAHSTRVLEIGSGTGQHAVHFAAAMPQLLWQPSDRSDYAEDLALRCSQSQLANLLPPIHFDVAQPWLLEPVDAVFTANSLHIMSWGEVESFFLGAGQLLESQGLACVYGPFNYHGNYTSASNAQFDQWLQSRDPLSAIRDFEKINALAQQAGLLLQADHEMPANNRCLVWKKTA, encoded by the coding sequence ATGACTTTAGCGTTTTCACAATCTTGCGAAAATAATAAAGAACCGCTTTTATCACTTCTAAAGCCTCTATTTGCGCACAGCACGCGGGTGCTGGAAATAGGCAGTGGCACCGGCCAACATGCGGTGCATTTTGCCGCCGCCATGCCGCAGTTATTATGGCAGCCCAGCGACCGCAGTGATTATGCCGAGGACTTAGCCCTGCGCTGCAGCCAAAGCCAGCTAGCTAATCTACTGCCCCCCATACACTTTGATGTAGCCCAACCCTGGTTGCTAGAACCGGTAGATGCAGTGTTTACCGCCAACTCCTTACATATTATGAGCTGGGGGGAGGTGGAATCTTTTTTTCTAGGGGCAGGCCAACTGCTAGAGTCACAAGGCCTAGCTTGCGTATACGGCCCTTTTAATTACCACGGGAATTACACCAGTGCCAGTAATGCTCAGTTTGACCAGTGGCTACAAAGCCGCGACCCACTAAGCGCTATACGCGACTTTGAAAAAATTAATGCTCTGGCGCAACAGGCTGGCCTATTACTGCAAGCAGACCATGAAATGCCGGCCAATAACCGCTGCCTCGTTTGGAAAAAAACTGCCTAA
- a CDS encoding response regulator, which produces MKGLKILVVDDASFIREMLKKNLRQCFPGCEVSDASNGRKAQSMIKINRFDLILCDWEMPEMSGEELLRWVRGNESTANLPFIMVTSRGEKDFIIKAVQAGVSEYIGKPFSPDTLSKKVSKTLKKAGFKVPEAKGAPGLGGESLDLLTGGSKPLASAKPKAAASDSMSALMGGTAPAAPARKKPAKKAAVVRGQAQIHFAGFSSQCVINSITLQALAGAIKREEQVPTILEPVVISIIQNNGEDVARLNGYVHSVQAAENRIDANVLKLGIRFVDDDPVKLEQLSRYIATF; this is translated from the coding sequence ATGAAAGGCTTAAAAATACTGGTAGTAGACGACGCCTCGTTTATCCGTGAAATGCTTAAAAAAAACCTGCGCCAATGCTTTCCCGGCTGTGAAGTAAGCGATGCCAGCAATGGCCGCAAAGCCCAGTCCATGATTAAAATTAATCGCTTTGATTTAATTTTATGCGACTGGGAAATGCCAGAGATGAGCGGCGAAGAATTACTACGCTGGGTGCGCGGTAATGAAAGCACTGCCAACCTACCTTTTATTATGGTGACCAGCCGTGGTGAAAAAGATTTTATTATTAAGGCGGTACAGGCTGGCGTTAGCGAATATATAGGCAAACCTTTCTCACCAGACACGCTGTCTAAAAAAGTGAGCAAGACACTCAAAAAGGCTGGCTTTAAGGTGCCCGAAGCCAAAGGCGCACCGGGCTTGGGCGGGGAAAGCCTAGACTTACTCACCGGTGGTAGCAAACCCCTTGCCAGCGCCAAGCCGAAAGCGGCGGCCAGTGACTCCATGAGTGCGTTAATGGGTGGCACAGCGCCAGCAGCACCGGCGCGAAAGAAACCAGCCAAAAAAGCTGCTGTGGTGCGCGGCCAAGCGCAAATTCATTTTGCCGGGTTTAGCAGCCAGTGTGTGATTAATTCTATTACCTTACAGGCCTTAGCCGGCGCGATTAAACGCGAAGAGCAAGTGCCGACTATTTTAGAACCGGTAGTGATTAGCATTATTCAAAACAATGGCGAAGATGTGGCCCGCTTAAACGGCTATGTGCACAGTGTGCAGGCCGCAGAAAATCGTATAGATGCTAATGTATTGAAGCTAGGTATACGTTTTGTTGACGACGACCCGGTAAAACTAGAACAACTGTCGCGTTATATCGCTACTTTTTAG
- the yaaA gene encoding peroxide stress protein YaaA: MLMLISPAKTLDFDSPAKTKVTSQPDFLAQSQQLITALRDLSPSDVSELMSISDKLGELNHQRFHNWHTPFDSANAKQAVLAFKGDVYTGLAPENFDSKAFNYAQKHLRILSGLYGLLRPLDLIQAYRLEMGTKFASPRGKNLYEFWGDEITLAINAQLKKINSDVIINLASNEYFKAVKPKALNAEIITPVFKDCKNGKYKIISFYAKKARGLMSAYIIENQLSDVAALKKFNTGGYRYNASMSTAREWVYTREEQQ; this comes from the coding sequence ATGTTAATGCTTATTTCCCCAGCCAAAACCTTGGATTTTGACAGCCCAGCCAAAACCAAGGTGACTAGCCAGCCTGATTTTTTAGCACAGTCCCAGCAGTTGATTACCGCGTTGCGCGACTTAAGCCCCAGCGACGTCTCTGAGCTCATGAGCATTAGTGACAAATTGGGCGAGCTCAACCATCAACGTTTTCACAACTGGCACACCCCCTTTGACAGCGCCAACGCCAAACAAGCGGTGCTGGCCTTTAAAGGCGATGTGTACACCGGCCTAGCGCCCGAAAATTTTGATAGTAAAGCCTTTAACTATGCGCAAAAACATCTGCGCATTTTATCGGGTTTATACGGTTTGCTGCGGCCCTTAGATTTGATTCAAGCCTACCGTTTAGAAATGGGCACTAAGTTTGCCAGCCCGCGCGGCAAAAACCTTTATGAGTTTTGGGGCGATGAAATCACCCTAGCCATTAATGCGCAGCTTAAAAAAATCAATAGCGATGTGATTATCAACCTCGCCTCTAATGAATATTTTAAAGCGGTCAAGCCGAAAGCGCTTAACGCGGAAATTATCACCCCCGTGTTTAAAGACTGTAAAAATGGCAAATATAAAATCATCAGCTTTTATGCCAAAAAAGCCCGCGGCTTAATGAGTGCGTATATTATCGAAAACCAACTTAGTGATGTCGCCGCCCTTAAAAAGTTTAATACTGGCGGCTACCGTTACAATGCCAGCATGTCTACCGCCAGAGAATGGGTATACACCCGCGAAGAACAGCAGTGA
- a CDS encoding DUF4265 domain-containing protein, protein MAVDTVIGGQPTLELLAGQHPNGDMVVERVLISPQPEAHSYLLLKSPVFVRGIARGDVIRADSSDNSQPKGSFKVLQHGGNLCVRVFTKEDNDSLEQSLTSAIEKLGGDLDIHEKRVLVYSIHVSCGFNTIEKIVSEQLQQYPQANWLYGNVYDPASGEPLNWWQAILSPD, encoded by the coding sequence ATGGCAGTAGATACAGTAATAGGCGGCCAGCCCACCCTAGAATTATTGGCAGGCCAACACCCCAATGGCGACATGGTAGTAGAACGGGTACTGATTAGTCCCCAGCCCGAAGCCCATAGTTATTTATTATTAAAATCCCCTGTATTTGTGCGCGGTATCGCCCGCGGCGATGTGATACGCGCGGATAGCAGCGATAACAGCCAGCCCAAAGGCAGCTTTAAAGTGCTACAACACGGCGGCAATCTCTGCGTGCGGGTGTTCACTAAAGAGGATAACGACAGCTTAGAACAGTCTCTAACTTCCGCCATAGAAAAACTGGGCGGTGATTTGGATATACATGAAAAGCGCGTGCTGGTGTACAGCATTCATGTATCCTGCGGTTTTAACACCATAGAAAAAATAGTTAGCGAACAGTTGCAGCAATACCCGCAAGCCAACTGGCTATACGGCAATGTTTACGACCCCGCAAGCGGCGAGCCCCTTAATTGGTGGCAGGCTATATTGTCCCCTGATTAA
- a CDS encoding TRAP transporter small permease subunit produces the protein MTFLYALQQTIDRFSQLSGRLLSVLSVVMMLSLSAVVVLRYGFNLGSIAMQELVTYLHATVFMLGTAYTLQQDGHVRVDIFYRHFSPRAKAWVNSLGGLIFLLPLCGYFVLSSWEFVGQSWSIKEGSADPGGLPAVFLLKTLIPLMAISLALQAVAEVLRNALLLITAGPADKRAVGA, from the coding sequence ATGACCTTTCTTTATGCCCTGCAACAAACAATAGACCGTTTTAGCCAGCTTAGTGGTCGTTTGCTCAGTGTGCTAAGCGTGGTAATGATGCTGAGCCTCAGCGCGGTGGTGGTGCTGCGTTATGGGTTTAATCTAGGTTCTATTGCTATGCAGGAGCTGGTGACCTATTTGCACGCCACCGTCTTTATGCTGGGCACGGCCTATACCTTGCAGCAAGATGGCCATGTACGGGTGGATATTTTTTATAGGCACTTCAGCCCCAGAGCTAAAGCCTGGGTTAACAGCTTGGGCGGCTTGATTTTTTTATTGCCACTGTGTGGCTACTTTGTGCTCAGTAGCTGGGAGTTTGTGGGCCAGTCTTGGTCTATTAAAGAAGGCTCGGCCGACCCGGGCGGGCTACCGGCAGTATTCCTATTAAAAACATTGATTCCCCTGATGGCTATTAGCCTAGCCTTGCAGGCCGTGGCAGAAGTGTTGCGCAATGCTTTGCTGCTAATCACTGCTGGTCCAGCCGATAAGCGGGCAGTTGGCGCATGA
- a CDS encoding TRAP transporter large permease: MIELLPLLMFVVVCLALMLGYPVAFTLAGTALLFAGAGIMGGVFDPTALTALPNRLFGTMNNITLMAVPLFVMMGVMLEKSRIAEELLENMAALFGSLRGGLSISVVLVGMLLAASTGIVGATVVTMGLMSLPTMLKRGYDPKLATGVICATGTLGQIIPPSIALVLLGDILSSAYQRSQLSRGVYAPETMSVGDLFIGALVPGVILVMLYVGYVFVYAQLKPQAAPAMPKQAINLAKLGKGLLPPVLLIMVVLGSILAGVATPTEAAAIGALGATLLAAVRGQLSRQRLSEVADGTVKVTCMVFMILMGAAVFSIVFRGFGGEELIHHWFATMPGGVMAATLVVMAVIFLLGFILDFIEITFVVVPIVAPILLNMGVDPIWLGIMIAVNLQTSFLTPPFGFALFYLRGVAPESVHTSDIYRGVIPFVVIQLLLLLALACYPELVTWLPTIMKN, encoded by the coding sequence ATGATAGAGCTACTTCCCTTATTGATGTTTGTAGTAGTGTGTCTGGCGTTGATGCTGGGCTACCCGGTGGCGTTTACTCTGGCGGGTACTGCCTTGTTGTTTGCGGGTGCCGGCATTATGGGCGGGGTGTTTGACCCTACCGCATTAACGGCCTTGCCCAATCGGCTGTTTGGCACCATGAACAATATCACCTTAATGGCGGTGCCGCTGTTTGTGATGATGGGGGTGATGCTAGAGAAGTCGCGCATAGCGGAAGAGCTGCTGGAGAATATGGCCGCGTTGTTTGGCAGCCTGCGTGGCGGTTTAAGTATTTCGGTAGTGCTCGTGGGCATGTTGCTGGCGGCTAGCACCGGCATAGTCGGCGCCACGGTGGTGACCATGGGGCTCATGTCGCTGCCCACTATGCTGAAGCGCGGTTACGACCCTAAGCTGGCCACCGGGGTGATCTGCGCCACCGGTACCTTGGGGCAGATTATCCCTCCCTCCATCGCCTTAGTATTACTGGGGGATATACTCTCCAGTGCCTATCAGCGCTCACAGCTTAGCCGAGGGGTGTATGCCCCCGAAACGATGTCAGTGGGGGATTTATTTATCGGGGCTTTAGTGCCAGGCGTCATATTAGTGATGCTGTATGTGGGTTATGTTTTTGTATATGCCCAGCTCAAACCCCAGGCTGCCCCCGCCATGCCTAAGCAAGCTATCAATTTGGCCAAGCTGGGCAAGGGCTTACTGCCGCCGGTGTTGCTGATTATGGTGGTGCTGGGTTCTATACTCGCCGGAGTGGCGACGCCTACTGAGGCGGCGGCGATAGGTGCCTTGGGCGCCACGTTACTAGCGGCTGTTAGAGGTCAACTCAGCCGCCAGCGTCTTAGCGAGGTGGCTGACGGCACGGTGAAAGTCACCTGTATGGTATTTATGATTTTAATGGGCGCGGCGGTGTTCTCCATTGTGTTTCGTGGCTTTGGTGGCGAAGAGTTAATTCATCATTGGTTTGCCACCATGCCCGGCGGCGTCATGGCTGCCACGCTGGTGGTGATGGCGGTGATATTTCTGTTGGGCTTTATACTCGACTTTATAGAGATCACCTTTGTGGTGGTGCCAATTGTGGCACCCATCTTACTGAATATGGGCGTTGACCCAATTTGGCTAGGTATTATGATAGCGGTAAACTTGCAAACCTCCTTTTTAACACCGCCCTTTGGTTTTGCTCTATTTTACTTGCGTGGCGTGGCGCCGGAGTCGGTTCACACTTCTGACATCTACCGCGGCGTTATTCCTTTTGTTGTTATCCAACTTTTACTATTATTGGCGCTGGCCTGTTACCCTGAGCTGGTCACTTGGTTACCTACAATAATGAAAAATTAA
- a CDS encoding acyl-CoA thioesterase has product MNVTIDLDDQAPTPNGDLMLQTVAMPADTNPAGDIFAGWLVSQMDIAGAIKAVNVTHTRVVTVAIDSMHFLTSVRIGSVVTCYAEVVEVGRTSVRVKMEVWIDYHNSPTPIKVTECEIVYVSVNPQGQTVPIEQ; this is encoded by the coding sequence ATGAACGTAACGATTGATCTTGATGATCAAGCCCCTACGCCTAATGGCGACTTAATGCTACAAACGGTAGCGATGCCCGCCGATACCAACCCTGCGGGCGATATTTTTGCCGGCTGGTTAGTGTCGCAAATGGATATAGCCGGCGCCATTAAAGCGGTTAATGTCACGCACACCCGTGTGGTAACCGTGGCCATAGACAGCATGCATTTTTTAACCTCGGTACGCATAGGCTCGGTAGTGACTTGCTATGCCGAAGTGGTAGAAGTCGGCCGCACCTCGGTGCGCGTAAAAATGGAAGTGTGGATTGATTACCACAACAGCCCCACACCTATAAAAGTGACCGAGTGTGAGATAGTCTATGTGTCGGTTAACCCCCAAGGCCAAACCGTGCCTATAGAACAATAA
- the mutM gene encoding bifunctional DNA-formamidopyrimidine glycosylase/DNA-(apurinic or apyrimidinic site) lyase, which produces MPELPEVETTCRGISPHISGVKIKQLLVRNPRLRWPVPADLPALMQGQKLLSVTRRAKYLLLNLANGSAIMHLGMSGSMRIVDSKTAVAKHDHIDIIFANGKVLRYTDPRRFGCMLWCDGDVNAHKLFAKLGPEPLTDDFDGERLYLRSRGRKSPVKTFIMDNTHVVGVGNIYANEALFNAGIRPTAEAGKISKPRYLRLAAEIKLVLAKAIAQGGTTLKDFVGGDGKPGYFKQQLQVYGRGGEPCVACGKTLKEVKIGQRATVFCLQCQR; this is translated from the coding sequence ATGCCCGAACTGCCCGAAGTCGAAACTACCTGCCGTGGCATTAGCCCCCATATCAGTGGCGTTAAAATTAAGCAGCTGCTGGTGCGCAACCCGCGTTTGCGTTGGCCGGTGCCCGCCGACTTGCCTGCGTTAATGCAGGGGCAAAAGCTGCTCTCGGTGACCCGTAGGGCGAAATACCTACTACTCAACCTAGCCAATGGTAGCGCCATTATGCACCTAGGCATGTCGGGCTCTATGCGCATAGTGGATAGCAAAACCGCCGTCGCCAAACATGATCATATCGATATTATCTTCGCCAATGGCAAGGTATTACGTTATACCGACCCCCGCCGCTTTGGCTGTATGCTCTGGTGTGACGGCGACGTAAACGCCCACAAACTATTCGCTAAACTAGGCCCGGAGCCACTCACCGATGACTTTGATGGTGAGCGCCTATACCTGCGTTCGCGGGGCCGTAAAAGCCCCGTTAAAACCTTTATTATGGACAATACTCATGTGGTGGGCGTGGGTAATATCTACGCCAACGAGGCCTTGTTTAATGCCGGTATTAGGCCCACTGCCGAGGCGGGTAAAATATCTAAGCCGCGCTATCTGCGCCTAGCGGCAGAAATTAAATTAGTGCTGGCCAAGGCCATAGCCCAGGGTGGCACCACCTTAAAAGACTTTGTCGGCGGTGATGGCAAGCCCGGCTATTTTAAGCAGCAGTTACAGGTTTACGGCCGCGGCGGAGAGCCCTGTGTGGCCTGCGGTAAAACTTTAAAAGAAGTCAAAATAGGTCAGCGCGCTACCGTGTTTTGCCTGCAGTGCCAGCGTTAG